From Streptomyces sp. NBC_01460, a single genomic window includes:
- a CDS encoding M4 family metallopeptidase, whose protein sequence is MQPRPNNGFQPVFCTIVPPHVLDKLSQADDPALADPARRTLEADGARRHHRRVTALAWTPQAARTSAPVPTKPHRTLYDCRHGTDLPGVKVRDEGDEPTQDASVNRAYAGLGATFDLLLTEYGRSSIDGKGLPLIGSVHYDEKYNNAFFDGEQMVFGDGDGEIFLDFTVAIDVIAHELAHGLTQYTANLAYQGQSGALNESVSDVFGSLVKQYSLGQSADQGDWLIGAGLLAPRVSGVALRSMKAPGTAYDDDVLGKDPQPASMDDYVETDDDNGGVHINSGIPNRAFYLLATALGGNAWERAGRIWFDVLTGGELTQDASFTDFAKLTVAAAQHRFGEGDEAEAVLKAWSEVGVPTR, encoded by the coding sequence ATGCAGCCTCGACCGAACAACGGGTTCCAGCCCGTCTTCTGCACCATCGTGCCGCCCCACGTCCTCGACAAGCTGTCCCAGGCCGACGACCCGGCTCTGGCCGATCCCGCGCGGCGGACCCTGGAGGCCGACGGGGCCCGGCGCCACCACCGGCGGGTGACCGCGCTGGCCTGGACGCCCCAAGCCGCACGCACCTCCGCCCCGGTGCCCACCAAACCCCACCGCACCCTGTACGACTGCCGTCACGGCACGGACCTGCCGGGCGTCAAGGTCCGCGACGAGGGCGACGAGCCCACCCAGGACGCCAGCGTCAACCGCGCGTACGCGGGGCTCGGCGCCACCTTCGACCTGCTGCTCACCGAGTACGGCCGCAGCTCGATCGACGGCAAGGGGCTGCCGCTCATCGGCTCCGTGCACTACGACGAGAAGTACAACAACGCCTTCTTCGACGGCGAGCAGATGGTCTTCGGGGACGGCGACGGGGAGATCTTCCTCGACTTCACCGTCGCCATCGACGTGATCGCCCACGAACTGGCGCACGGACTCACCCAGTACACCGCCAACCTGGCGTACCAGGGCCAGTCCGGCGCACTCAACGAGTCCGTGTCGGACGTCTTCGGCTCCCTGGTCAAGCAGTACTCGCTGGGCCAGAGCGCGGACCAGGGCGACTGGCTGATCGGTGCGGGGCTGCTCGCCCCCCGGGTCAGCGGCGTCGCCCTGCGCTCGATGAAGGCCCCGGGCACGGCGTACGACGACGACGTGCTCGGCAAGGACCCGCAGCCCGCGTCGATGGACGACTACGTCGAGACGGACGACGACAACGGCGGGGTCCACATCAACTCCGGCATCCCGAACCGGGCCTTCTACCTGCTGGCCACCGCGCTCGGCGGTAACGCCTGGGAGCGGGCCGGCCGGATCTGGTTCGACGTGCTGACCGGCGGCGAGCTGACCCAGGACGCGTCGTTCACGGACTTCGCCAAACTCACGGTCGCGGCCGCGCAGCACAGGTTCGGCGAGGGCGACGAGGCCGAGGCGGTGCTGAAGGCCTGGTCGGAGGTGGGCGTGCCGACCCGCTGA
- a CDS encoding protealysin inhibitor emfourin, producing the protein MRIQVSRTGGFAGIARRGEVETSGRADAAEWEALAETALAAGRGGPPAGVPDGFRYRITVGDRTVDCADPRLTEAQRTLISRVLKEGA; encoded by the coding sequence ATGCGCATTCAGGTGAGCCGGACCGGCGGATTCGCCGGCATCGCACGCCGCGGCGAGGTCGAGACCTCGGGGCGGGCCGACGCCGCGGAGTGGGAAGCCCTGGCCGAGACGGCGCTCGCCGCCGGCCGGGGCGGCCCGCCCGCGGGGGTGCCGGACGGTTTCCGCTACCGGATCACGGTCGGCGACCGGACGGTCGACTGCGCGGATCCCCGGCTGACCGAGGCGCAGCGGACGCTGATCTCCCGGGTCCTGAAAGAGGGCGCGTAG
- the era gene encoding GTPase Era: protein MGAMSARPNTEAAAQQAENTAPHRAGFACFVGRPNAGKSTLTNALVGQKVAITSNRPQTTRHTVRGIVHRDDAQLILVDTPGLHKPRTLLGERLNDVVRTTWAEVDVIGFCLPADQKLGPGDKFIVKELAGIKKTPKIAIITKTDLVESKALAEQLLAVSALADELGFEWAEIIPVSAVKDQQVSLLADLIAPLLPESPPLYPEGDLTDEPEMVMVAELIREAALEGVRDELPHSIAVVVEEMLPREDRPADKPLLDIHANVYIERPSQKGIIIGPKGKRLKDVGTKSRKHIEALLGTPVFLDLHVKVAKDWQRDPKQLRKLGF from the coding sequence ATGGGCGCCATGAGCGCTCGACCGAACACAGAAGCTGCTGCGCAGCAGGCTGAGAACACCGCCCCCCACCGGGCCGGCTTCGCCTGCTTCGTGGGCCGCCCCAACGCGGGCAAGTCCACCCTCACGAACGCTCTGGTCGGTCAGAAGGTGGCGATCACCTCCAACCGCCCCCAGACCACCCGGCACACGGTGCGGGGGATCGTGCACCGCGACGACGCCCAGCTGATCCTGGTGGACACGCCCGGCCTCCACAAGCCGCGCACCCTGCTCGGCGAGCGGCTGAACGACGTCGTGCGGACCACCTGGGCCGAGGTCGACGTCATCGGCTTCTGCCTGCCCGCCGACCAGAAGCTCGGCCCCGGCGACAAGTTCATCGTCAAGGAACTGGCCGGGATCAAGAAGACCCCCAAGATCGCGATCATCACCAAGACCGACCTGGTCGAGTCCAAGGCGCTCGCCGAGCAGCTGCTCGCCGTCTCCGCGCTGGCGGACGAGCTCGGCTTCGAGTGGGCGGAGATCATCCCGGTCTCCGCGGTCAAGGACCAGCAGGTGAGCCTGCTCGCCGACCTCATCGCCCCGCTCCTGCCCGAGAGCCCCCCGCTCTACCCGGAGGGCGACCTCACCGACGAGCCCGAGATGGTCATGGTCGCCGAGCTCATCCGCGAGGCCGCGCTGGAAGGTGTACGGGACGAGCTGCCGCACTCGATCGCAGTCGTCGTCGAGGAGATGCTCCCGCGCGAGGACCGTCCGGCGGACAAGCCGCTGCTGGACATCCACGCGAACGTCTACATCGAGCGGCCCAGCCAGAAGGGCATCATCATCGGCCCGAAGGGCAAGCGGCTCAAGGACGTCGGCACGAAGTCGCGCAAGCACATCGAAGCACTGCTGGGCACGCCGGTCTTCCTGGACCTGCACGTGAAGGTCGCCAAGGACTGGCAGCGCGACCCGAAGCAGCTGCGCAAGCTGGGGTTCTGA
- a CDS encoding cytidine deaminase produces the protein MTESTDLGPEDRKIVTLARSVRARNGVPEGAAVRDETGRTYAAGTVALESLKLSALQTAVAMAVASGATSLEAAAVVSEADAASDADRAAVRDLGGPDTPVLLAGPDGTLRSTVAAG, from the coding sequence ATGACTGAGAGCACCGACCTCGGCCCCGAGGACCGCAAGATCGTCACGCTGGCGCGCAGCGTCCGCGCCCGCAACGGCGTGCCGGAGGGCGCGGCGGTACGGGACGAGACCGGACGCACGTACGCCGCCGGCACGGTGGCCCTGGAGTCGCTGAAGCTCAGCGCGCTGCAGACCGCCGTCGCCATGGCGGTGGCGAGCGGCGCCACGTCCCTGGAGGCGGCGGCCGTCGTTTCCGAGGCCGACGCCGCCTCGGACGCCGACCGGGCCGCCGTCCGTGACCTGGGAGGTCCTGACACACCCGTGCTGCTCGCGGGGCCCGACGGCACGCTCCGGTCGACGGTGGCCGCGGGCTGA
- a CDS encoding helix-turn-helix transcriptional regulator, protein MASPARNTGADRTSTVGSGTVRSGTDEKAHRLGELREFLMSRRARVTPAEAGLPDGGARRRTPGLRREEVAVLAGVGVSWYQWLEQGRDITVSPQVLDSVARVLRLSSAERRHLYVLAGLNPPALEVDPAHRDMCEGLNRLIDAWMPFPAHIMDRYWNTVLYNDAASAVLGMRPGIVQNCMIAFFTDPVYRARSKHWETIASQVVAQYRAACSDSPEDDGFRAVVEEARELSPEFATLWDRRDVVPGGQVRKELQHPLVGTLMVESTQLRVPARPDLVIVLHTPLPDTGTEAKLQWLDSPEGRRGSMYPVPG, encoded by the coding sequence GTGGCTTCACCGGCCCGGAACACCGGAGCGGACCGCACCAGCACGGTCGGGTCCGGCACGGTCCGGTCCGGCACCGACGAGAAGGCGCACCGCCTGGGCGAACTGCGCGAGTTCCTGATGAGCCGACGGGCCAGGGTCACCCCGGCCGAGGCGGGCCTGCCGGACGGCGGGGCGCGCCGGCGCACGCCCGGGCTCCGCCGGGAGGAGGTCGCCGTCCTCGCGGGCGTCGGCGTCTCCTGGTACCAGTGGCTGGAGCAGGGCCGCGACATCACCGTCTCGCCGCAGGTCCTGGACTCCGTGGCCCGGGTGCTGCGGCTCAGCAGCGCGGAGCGCCGTCACCTCTACGTGCTGGCCGGGCTCAACCCGCCCGCCCTGGAGGTCGACCCGGCCCACAGGGACATGTGCGAGGGGCTGAACAGGCTCATCGACGCCTGGATGCCCTTCCCGGCACACATCATGGACCGCTACTGGAACACCGTGCTCTACAACGACGCGGCGTCGGCGGTCCTCGGCATGCGTCCCGGGATCGTGCAGAACTGCATGATCGCCTTCTTCACCGACCCGGTGTACCGGGCCCGGTCGAAGCACTGGGAGACCATCGCCTCCCAGGTCGTCGCCCAGTACCGGGCCGCCTGCTCGGACTCCCCCGAGGACGACGGCTTCCGCGCCGTGGTCGAGGAGGCCAGGGAGCTCAGTCCCGAGTTCGCCACCCTCTGGGACCGGCGCGACGTCGTTCCGGGCGGGCAGGTCCGCAAGGAGCTCCAGCATCCGCTCGTCGGCACCCTGATGGTGGAGTCCACCCAGCTGCGGGTGCCCGCCCGCCCCGACCTGGTGATCGTCCTGCACACCCCGCTTCCGGACACCGGCACGGAGGCCAAGCTCCAGTGGCTGGACTCGCCCGAGGGCCGGCGCGGCTCGATGTACCCCGTCCCGGGATGA
- a CDS encoding MFS transporter has translation MAIETPTPVSSGTAGPAAVPAPPTLSGRARLVLLVLCAAQFMVALDFSVLNVALPVLGEDLGLSRSGLQWAVTAFALPSGGFLLLFGRIADLYGRRRLFLTGLALFGASSLLATMAWDPASFLAGRALQGLGAAVIVPTGMSLLTTTFPEGPLRERALGISGTLLSLGFTTGMLAGGVLTDTLGWRSTMGLLSVAAVTVLVLAPKLLTESRTPERPKLDVPGAVTVTGGLLALIYSLSTAAERGFGGTDVRITLVLGVALLAAFVVVESRSAAPLVSLPMLRRRTVAFGNLGGLATFSMMSTIVFVLTLYLQVLLGLSAFGTGLVFGVQGLASVAAGVVAPKVIGRFGARRVLVLSLLGQGLFIGALLGLGEGSGVWLATVAVSLASACHLGAIIAYGLTVTSGVPDGEQGLATGLATTTQQVGLTIGIPLLGVLSTTQGSLFDGVRLVVTAAAVILVATGLVVGAGLRRAA, from the coding sequence ATGGCGATCGAAACCCCAACTCCCGTGTCCAGCGGCACCGCAGGCCCCGCTGCTGTCCCCGCTCCGCCCACACTCTCCGGCCGGGCGCGGCTGGTGCTCCTCGTGCTCTGCGCCGCCCAGTTCATGGTGGCGCTCGACTTCTCCGTGCTGAACGTCGCGCTGCCCGTCCTCGGTGAGGACCTGGGGCTGAGCCGGTCCGGTCTCCAGTGGGCCGTCACCGCGTTCGCGCTGCCGTCCGGCGGCTTCCTGCTGCTCTTCGGCCGGATAGCCGATCTCTACGGCAGGCGCAGGCTGTTCCTCACCGGCCTCGCCCTCTTCGGGGCGTCCTCGCTCCTGGCGACGATGGCCTGGGACCCGGCGTCCTTCCTGGCGGGGCGGGCGCTGCAGGGACTCGGAGCGGCCGTGATCGTGCCGACCGGCATGTCCCTGCTGACCACGACCTTCCCGGAGGGCCCGCTCCGTGAACGGGCCCTGGGCATCAGCGGGACGCTGCTCTCGCTGGGCTTCACCACCGGCATGCTGGCGGGCGGCGTGCTGACCGACACGCTGGGCTGGCGCTCCACGATGGGTCTGCTGAGCGTCGCCGCGGTGACCGTCCTGGTCCTCGCGCCGAAGCTGCTGACCGAGTCGCGTACGCCGGAGAGGCCGAAGCTCGACGTGCCCGGCGCCGTCACCGTCACCGGTGGTCTGCTCGCGCTGATCTACTCGCTGTCGACGGCGGCCGAGCGCGGCTTCGGCGGTACGGACGTGCGGATCACCCTGGTCCTGGGGGTGGCCCTGCTGGCCGCGTTCGTCGTCGTCGAGTCCCGGTCGGCGGCCCCGCTGGTCTCCCTGCCGATGCTGCGGCGCCGTACGGTCGCGTTCGGCAACCTGGGCGGCCTGGCCACGTTCTCGATGATGAGCACCATCGTCTTCGTCCTGACGCTCTACCTCCAGGTCCTCCTCGGCCTCTCGGCCTTCGGCACGGGGCTCGTCTTCGGGGTCCAGGGCCTGGCATCGGTCGCCGCCGGGGTCGTCGCCCCGAAGGTGATCGGCCGGTTCGGCGCGCGCCGGGTACTGGTGCTCTCCCTGCTCGGCCAGGGCCTGTTCATCGGGGCGCTGCTCGGCCTCGGCGAGGGCTCGGGCGTCTGGCTGGCCACCGTGGCGGTCTCCCTGGCGAGCGCCTGCCACCTGGGCGCCATCATCGCCTACGGGCTGACGGTGACCTCGGGCGTCCCGGACGGGGAGCAGGGCCTGGCGACCGGTCTGGCCACCACGACCCAGCAGGTCGGCCTCACGATCGGCATCCCGCTGCTGGGGGTCCTGTCGACCACCCAGGGTTCGCTGTTCGACGGCGTACGGCTGGTGGTGACCGCTGCGGCGGTGATCCTCGTCGCGACGGGCCTCGTCGTGGGAGCGGGCCTGCGACGGGCAGCCTGA
- a CDS encoding MmcQ/YjbR family DNA-binding protein — MTPEQLRAFCLEFNASTEEFPFGPEASVFKVLGKMFALSALDAPPLKVSLKCDPDEALRLRKDHAAIVPGWHLNKRHWNTVTVAELPDRMVRELVEDSYDLVVAGLPKAERLRLDRP, encoded by the coding sequence GTGACCCCCGAGCAGCTGCGCGCGTTCTGTCTGGAGTTCAACGCGAGCACGGAGGAGTTCCCCTTCGGGCCCGAGGCCTCGGTCTTCAAGGTCCTCGGCAAGATGTTCGCCCTCAGCGCCCTCGACGCGCCGCCCCTGAAGGTCAGCCTCAAGTGCGATCCGGACGAGGCGCTGCGGCTCCGCAAGGATCACGCCGCGATCGTCCCCGGCTGGCACCTCAACAAGCGGCACTGGAACACCGTGACGGTCGCCGAGCTCCCGGACCGCATGGTCCGGGAGCTCGTGGAGGACAGTTACGACCTGGTGGTGGCCGGGCTCCCGAAGGCGGAACGGCTCCGCCTGGACCGGCCGTAG
- a CDS encoding hemolysin family protein, protein MSVPLVTGAVLLIVVGWLAACAEAGIARTSSFRAAEAVRAGRRGSAKLEQVAADPTRYLNVALLVRVACEMSAGVLVTYACLKELSETWEALALAMGVMVLVSYVAIGVSPRTIGRQHPLNTATAAAYVLLPLARIMGPVPQLLILLGNALTPGKGFRKGPFASEAELRAMVDLAEQESLIEDDERRMVHSVFELGDTLVREVMVPRTDLVCIERYKTVRQALTLALRSGFSRIPVTGENEDDIVGIVYLKDLVRKTHINREAEADLVSTAMRPAAFVPDTKNAGDLLREMQQDRSHVAVVIDEYGGTAGIVTIEDILEEIVGEITDEYDRELPPVTELENGCFRVTARLDIGDLGELFGLDAYDDEDVETVGGLLAKALGRVPIAGASSIVDLPDGRKLRLTAESPAGRRNKIVTVLVEPEGSEAA, encoded by the coding sequence GTGAGCGTCCCCCTCGTCACCGGCGCCGTCCTGCTGATCGTCGTGGGCTGGCTCGCGGCCTGCGCCGAGGCCGGGATCGCCCGTACGTCGAGCTTCCGCGCGGCCGAGGCCGTGCGGGCGGGGCGCCGCGGCAGCGCCAAGCTGGAACAGGTCGCCGCCGACCCCACCCGCTACCTCAACGTGGCGCTGCTGGTCCGGGTGGCCTGCGAGATGTCGGCCGGGGTGCTCGTCACGTACGCCTGCCTCAAGGAACTGAGCGAGACCTGGGAGGCCCTGGCCCTCGCCATGGGCGTCATGGTCCTCGTCAGCTACGTCGCCATCGGGGTCTCGCCGCGCACCATCGGCCGGCAGCACCCGCTGAACACCGCGACGGCGGCGGCGTACGTCCTGCTGCCGCTGGCCAGGATCATGGGCCCGGTCCCGCAGCTGCTGATCCTCCTCGGCAACGCGCTCACCCCGGGCAAGGGCTTCCGCAAGGGTCCCTTCGCCAGTGAGGCCGAACTGCGGGCGATGGTCGACCTCGCCGAGCAGGAGTCGCTCATCGAGGACGACGAACGCCGCATGGTGCACTCGGTCTTCGAGCTCGGCGACACCCTCGTGCGGGAGGTCATGGTGCCCCGCACCGACCTGGTCTGCATCGAGCGCTACAAGACGGTCCGGCAGGCACTGACCCTCGCGCTGCGCTCCGGCTTCTCCCGCATCCCGGTCACCGGGGAGAACGAGGACGACATCGTCGGGATCGTCTACCTCAAGGACCTGGTCCGCAAGACGCACATCAACCGGGAGGCGGAGGCCGACCTGGTCTCCACGGCGATGCGTCCCGCCGCGTTCGTCCCCGACACGAAGAACGCCGGGGACCTGCTGCGCGAGATGCAGCAGGACCGCAGCCATGTCGCCGTCGTCATCGACGAGTACGGCGGCACGGCCGGCATCGTCACCATCGAGGACATCCTCGAGGAGATCGTCGGCGAGATCACCGACGAGTACGACCGCGAACTCCCGCCGGTCACGGAGCTGGAGAACGGCTGCTTCCGGGTGACCGCCCGGCTCGACATCGGAGACCTCGGGGAGCTGTTCGGCCTCGACGCCTACGACGACGAGGACGTGGAGACGGTCGGCGGCCTGCTGGCGAAGGCGCTCGGGAGGGTCCCGATCGCCGGGGCCTCCTCGATCGTCGACCTCCCCGACGGGCGCAAGCTCCGGCTCACCGCGGAATCCCCGGCGGGCCGCAGGAACAAGATCGTCACGGTGCTGGTCGAACCGGAGGGATCGGAGGCGGCGTGA
- the ybeY gene encoding rRNA maturation RNase YbeY: protein MSIDVNNESGTEVDEQAILDIARYALARMRIHPLSELSVIVVDTAAMEQLHIQWMDLPGPTDVMSFPMDELRPPAKDDEEPPQGLLGDIVLCPEVAKKQGEDAGTQHSMDEELQLLTVHGVLHLLGYDHEEPDEKAEMFGLQAAIVDGWRGERGLTGPSPAPTVS from the coding sequence ATGTCGATCGACGTCAACAACGAGTCCGGAACCGAGGTCGACGAGCAGGCGATCCTCGACATCGCCCGCTACGCCCTTGCCAGGATGCGGATCCATCCGCTGTCCGAACTCTCGGTGATCGTGGTGGACACCGCCGCCATGGAGCAGCTCCACATCCAGTGGATGGACCTCCCGGGCCCGACGGATGTCATGTCCTTCCCGATGGACGAGCTGCGTCCCCCGGCCAAGGACGACGAGGAGCCCCCGCAGGGTCTCCTCGGCGACATCGTGCTCTGCCCGGAGGTCGCGAAGAAGCAGGGCGAGGACGCCGGGACGCAGCACTCCATGGACGAGGAGCTCCAGCTCCTCACGGTCCACGGGGTGCTGCACCTCCTCGGGTACGACCACGAGGAGCCGGACGAGAAGGCCGAGATGTTCGGGCTCCAGGCGGCCATCGTCGACGGCTGGCGCGGTGAGCGCGGTCTGACCGGTCCGTCCCCCGCCCCGACCGTCTCGTGA
- a CDS encoding PhoH family protein, with translation MTQSPTQPQAAARISIPPAHPMVMLLGSGDSLLRVIETAFPAVDIHVRGNEISATGSAADVALIQRLFDEMVLVLRTGQPMTEDAVERSIAMLRAAGTGNGDGAETPAEVLTQNILSSRGRTIRPKTLNQKRYVDAIDKHTIVFGIGPAGTGKTYLAMAKAVQALQSKQVSRIILTRPAVEAGERLGFLPGTLFDKIDPYLRPLYDALHDMLDPDSIPRLMAAGTIEVAPLAYMRGRTLNDAFIILDEAQNTSAEQMKMFLTRLGFDSKIVVTGDVTQVDLPTGTKSGLRQVQEILEGVEDVHFSRLTSQDVVRHKLVGRIVDAYEKYDNADGRTGRNGK, from the coding sequence ATGACTCAGTCACCCACACAGCCGCAGGCGGCCGCCCGCATCAGCATCCCCCCGGCACACCCCATGGTGATGCTCCTGGGATCGGGCGACTCGCTGTTGCGCGTGATCGAAACGGCGTTCCCGGCCGTCGACATCCATGTCCGGGGCAACGAGATAAGCGCGACTGGAAGCGCGGCGGACGTCGCGCTGATCCAGCGGCTTTTCGACGAGATGGTGCTGGTGCTCCGCACCGGGCAGCCGATGACGGAGGACGCTGTGGAACGCTCGATCGCCATGCTCAGGGCGGCCGGCACCGGCAACGGGGACGGCGCCGAGACCCCGGCCGAGGTGCTCACCCAGAACATCCTCTCCAGCCGCGGCCGCACGATCCGCCCCAAGACGCTGAACCAGAAGCGGTACGTCGACGCGATCGACAAGCACACCATCGTCTTCGGCATCGGCCCCGCGGGTACCGGGAAGACCTATCTCGCCATGGCCAAGGCGGTCCAGGCCCTGCAGTCCAAGCAGGTCAGCCGGATCATCCTGACCAGGCCCGCCGTCGAGGCGGGGGAGCGGCTCGGCTTCCTGCCCGGCACGCTCTTCGACAAGATCGACCCGTATCTGCGCCCGCTCTACGACGCGCTGCACGACATGCTCGACCCCGACTCCATCCCCCGGCTCATGGCCGCGGGCACGATCGAGGTCGCGCCTCTGGCGTACATGCGTGGAAGGACCCTGAACGACGCGTTCATCATCCTCGACGAGGCGCAGAACACCAGCGCCGAGCAGATGAAGATGTTCCTCACCCGCCTCGGCTTCGACTCGAAGATCGTCGTCACCGGTGACGTCACCCAGGTGGACCTGCCGACCGGCACCAAGAGCGGTCTCCGTCAGGTCCAGGAGATCCTGGAGGGGGTCGAGGACGTCCACTTCTCCAGGCTCACCTCGCAGGATGTCGTCCGGCACAAGCTCGTCGGCCGTATCGTCGACGCGTACGAGAAGTACGACAACGCAGACGGCCGCACCGGCCGCAACGGGAAGTAG
- a CDS encoding carbohydrate kinase family protein has product MSTADPVIDPLLGLRAPQDPACDVFLTGTVFLDIIFTGLDSAPVRGTESWARGMGSSPGGVANMATALARLGLHTSLAAAFGDDHYGEYCWDALEQGEGIDLSMSRTVPGWHSPVTVSMAYEGERTMVSHGHEAPAPAPSAVPGRTLPHCPPRARAAVASLTPGRSEPWVAAAARNGATVFADVGWDETGRWDLDALPDLGHCLAFLPNAEEAMRYTRTDCPRAAAHALAERVPLAVVTLGAEGAYAVDGATGTAAEVPAIAVEALDPTGAGDVFVAGFVTGTLAGWPLADRLAFAGLTAALSVQEFGGSLSAPGWAEIAGWWQQVRTCAGQDPAALERYAFLEELLPATSRDWPLRRAVPTIGFRQ; this is encoded by the coding sequence GTGAGTACAGCTGATCCAGTCATCGACCCGCTGCTCGGGCTGCGTGCCCCGCAGGACCCGGCCTGCGACGTCTTCCTGACCGGCACGGTCTTCCTGGACATCATCTTCACCGGGCTGGACAGCGCCCCGGTGCGCGGGACCGAGTCCTGGGCCCGGGGGATGGGCTCCAGCCCCGGAGGCGTCGCCAACATGGCGACCGCGCTGGCCCGGCTCGGCCTGCACACCTCGCTGGCCGCCGCGTTCGGTGACGACCACTACGGCGAGTACTGCTGGGACGCCCTCGAACAGGGCGAGGGCATCGACCTGTCCATGTCGCGGACGGTCCCCGGCTGGCACTCACCCGTCACCGTCTCCATGGCGTACGAGGGCGAGCGCACCATGGTCTCGCACGGACACGAGGCCCCCGCCCCCGCCCCTTCCGCGGTGCCCGGGCGCACGCTCCCGCACTGCCCGCCGCGCGCCCGCGCAGCCGTCGCCTCGCTGACCCCGGGCCGCAGCGAACCCTGGGTCGCCGCGGCCGCGCGGAACGGCGCGACGGTCTTCGCCGACGTCGGCTGGGACGAGACGGGCCGCTGGGACCTGGACGCCCTGCCCGACCTCGGGCACTGCCTGGCCTTCCTGCCCAACGCCGAGGAGGCGATGCGCTACACCCGCACCGACTGCCCCCGTGCCGCCGCCCACGCCCTGGCCGAGCGGGTGCCCCTGGCCGTCGTCACCCTGGGCGCGGAGGGCGCCTACGCGGTGGACGGGGCGACCGGGACGGCCGCCGAGGTGCCCGCCATCGCGGTGGAGGCCCTGGACCCCACCGGGGCGGGCGACGTCTTCGTCGCCGGATTCGTCACCGGGACACTGGCCGGCTGGCCGCTCGCCGACCGCCTCGCCTTCGCCGGACTCACCGCCGCCCTCTCCGTGCAGGAGTTCGGCGGATCACTCTCCGCGCCCGGATGGGCGGAGATCGCTGGCTGGTGGCAGCAGGTGCGTACCTGCGCCGGCCAGGACCCGGCGGCGCTGGAGCGCTACGCCTTCCTGGAGGAGCTGCTGCCCGCGACGAGCCGGGACTGGCCCCTGCGCCGGGCCGTCCCGACCATCGGCTTCCGCCAGTGA
- a CDS encoding MFS transporter, whose translation MSSRPRAAWPLVAVFTAGYLAAYLLPTIVGRLSTYLGLSSAQAGLVGSALLVSSASAGFALAGRVERYGSRRPARAGLLLATLGYGCAALTTSVPLVVAGVVVGGFGSGAATAVAASGIAAQHDPHRTSSLGLLSVSATAGALYLTIPHLSGGHRLPFASIALVALLVWPATSRLGGPAPVSGTSSVQGRLPHRRSGLVLAGGMLVWSMAQNALWGVSSSIGAVQVGLSEVTIGAVFAAALGAGLLGVMGAGMLGARLGRAVPIGLGTMIIAGSIVLSSSADDLGSFATGEIAWNTFYPVVLSYLIGLAASLDVRGRWAVLAGSASSVGTACGPLLGSVLSEQAGYAVMGLILGAATLLVAAPVTAVALHTGGRPLVPGSVRRRGGAPAALLAATTNSLSGAVPKLGAPEQAVAEISVPALRRRRLVRSAFRTAGPAGGAGQSNAYASTSER comes from the coding sequence ATGTCCTCGCGCCCTCGCGCCGCGTGGCCCCTGGTCGCCGTGTTCACCGCCGGTTACCTCGCCGCCTATCTGCTCCCCACCATCGTCGGCCGCCTCAGCACCTATCTGGGGCTGAGCTCGGCCCAGGCCGGTCTGGTCGGCAGCGCCCTCCTCGTCAGCTCGGCGTCGGCCGGCTTCGCGCTGGCCGGACGCGTCGAGAGATACGGCTCGCGGAGACCGGCGCGTGCGGGACTGCTGCTCGCCACGCTCGGCTACGGCTGTGCGGCACTGACCACCTCGGTGCCGCTCGTCGTCGCGGGCGTCGTGGTCGGCGGCTTCGGCTCGGGCGCGGCGACCGCCGTCGCCGCGTCGGGCATCGCGGCACAGCACGATCCGCACCGGACCTCGTCGCTCGGGCTGCTCAGCGTCTCGGCGACGGCGGGAGCCCTCTACCTGACGATTCCTCACCTGAGCGGCGGGCACCGGCTTCCGTTCGCCTCCATCGCGCTGGTCGCCCTGCTCGTCTGGCCCGCCACCTCCCGGCTGGGAGGCCCCGCGCCCGTCAGCGGGACGTCATCGGTCCAGGGACGGCTGCCGCACCGGCGGTCGGGGCTCGTGCTGGCGGGCGGCATGCTCGTCTGGTCCATGGCGCAGAACGCCCTGTGGGGTGTGAGCAGCAGCATCGGCGCCGTCCAGGTCGGTCTCTCGGAGGTCACCATCGGCGCCGTGTTCGCCGCCGCGCTGGGGGCGGGACTGCTCGGCGTCATGGGAGCCGGGATGCTGGGCGCCCGGCTCGGGCGCGCGGTGCCGATCGGTCTCGGCACGATGATCATCGCCGGGAGCATCGTGCTCAGCTCCTCCGCCGACGACCTGGGGTCGTTCGCGACGGGCGAGATCGCGTGGAACACCTTCTACCCGGTGGTCCTGTCCTACCTGATCGGTCTGGCGGCCTCGCTGGACGTGCGCGGCCGCTGGGCGGTCCTCGCCGGCTCGGCGTCCTCCGTCGGTACGGCCTGCGGCCCCCTGCTCGGCAGCGTGCTCTCCGAGCAGGCGGGTTACGCCGTGATGGGCCTGATCCTGGGGGCCGCCACGCTCCTGGTCGCGGCCCCCGTCACCGCCGTGGCCCTGCACACCGGCGGACGCCCGCTGGTCCCGGGTTCCGTCCGGCGCAGGGGCGGTGCACCGGCGGCACTGCTCGCCGCCACCACCAACAGCCTGTCCGGCGCGGTGCCCAAGCTGGGCGCGCCGGAGCAGGCGGTGGCGGAGATCAGCGTGCCGGCGCTGCGGCGCAGGCGGCTGGTGCGGAGCGCGTTCCGTACGGCGGGACCGGCCGGAGGTGCCGGTCAGTCGAACGCGTACGCCTCGACCTCGGAGAGGTAG